A window from Macaca fascicularis isolate 582-1 chromosome 20, T2T-MFA8v1.1 encodes these proteins:
- the TERF2 gene encoding telomeric repeat-binding factor 2 isoform X5, giving the protein MAAGAGTAGPASGPGVVRDPAASQPRKRPGREGGEGARRSDAMAGGGGSSDGSGRAAGRRASRSSGRARRGRHEPGLGGPAERGAGEARLEEAVNRWVLKFYFHEALRAFRGSRYGDFRQIRDIMQALLVRPLGKEHTVSRLLRVMQCLSRIEEGENLDCSFDMEAELTPLESAINVLEMIKTEFTLTEAVVESSRKLVKEAAVIICIKNKEFEKASKILKKHMSKDPTTQKLRNDLLNIIREKNLAHPVIQNFSYETFQQKMLRFLESHLDDAEPYLLTMAKKALKSESAASSPGKEDKQPAPGPVEKPPREPTRQLRNPPTTIGMMTLKAAFKTLSGAQDSEAAFAKLDQKDLVLPTQASPASPALKNKRPRKDDNESSAPAEGEGGSELQPKNKRMTISRLVLEEDSQSTEPSAGLNSSQEAAPAPPSKPTVLNQPLPGEKNPKVPKGKWNNSNGVEEKETWVEEDELFQVQEVDCRRKRVGQGWSAEIWGRKLGCHF; this is encoded by the exons ATGGCCGCTGGAGCCGGGACGGCGGGCCCCGCTTCCGGCCCGGGCGTCGTGCGTGACCCGGCGGCGTCACAGCCGAGGAAGCGGCCCGGCCGGGAGGGCGGGGAGGGCGCGCGGCGATCGGACGCGATGGCGGGAGGAGGCGGGAGCAGCGACGGCAGCGGGCGGGCAGCTGGCAGGCGGGCGTCCCGCAGTAGCGGGCGGGCCCGGCGGGGGCGCCACGAGCCGGGGCTGGGGGGCCCGGCGGAGCGCGGCGCGGGGGAGGCACGGCTGGAAGAGGCAGTCAATCGCTGGGTGCTCAAGTTCTACTTCCACGAGGCGCTGCGGGCCTTTCGGGGTAGCCGGTACGGGGACTTCAGACAGATCCGGGACATCATGCAGG CTTTGCTCGTCAGGCCCTTGGGGAAGGAGCACACCGTGTCCCGATTGCTGCGGGTTATGCAGTGTCTGTCGCGCATTGAAGAAGGGGAAAATTTAG ACTGTTCCTTTGATATGGAGGCTGAGCTCACACCACTGGAATCAGCTATCAATGTGTTGGAGATGATTAAAACGGAATTTACCCTGACAGAAGCAGTGGTCGAATCCAGTAGAAAACTGGTCAAGGAGGCT GCTGTCATTATTtgtatcaaaaacaaagaatttgaaaaggcttcaaaaattttgaaaaaacataTGTCCAAGGACCCCACAACTCAG AAGCTGAGAAATGATCTCCTGAATATTATTCGAGAAAAGAACTTGGCCCATCCTGTCATCCAGAACTTTTCCTACGAGACCTTCCAGCAGAAGATGCTGCGCTTCCTGGAGAGCCACCTGGATGACGCTGAGCCCTACCTCCTCACG ATGGCCAAAAAGGCTTTGAAATCTGAGTCCGCTGCCTCAAGTCCAGGGAAGGAAGATAAACAGCCAGCACCAGGGCCTGTGGAAAAGCCACCCAGAGAACCCACAAG GCAGCTACGGAATCCTCCAACCACCATTGGAATGATGACTCTGAAAGCAGCTTTCAAGACTCTGTCTGGTGCACAGGATTCTGAGGCAGCCTTTGCAAAACTGGACCAGAAGGATCTGGTTCTTCCTACTCAAGCTTCCCCAGCATCACCAGCCCTCAAAAACAAGAGACCCAGAAAAGATGATAATGAAAGTTCAGCCCCAGCTGAGGGTGAGGGTGGCTCGGAACTGCAGCCCAAGAACAAGCGCATGACAATAAGCAGATTGGTCTTGGAGGAGGACAGCCAGAGTACTGAGCCCAGCGCAGGCCTCAACTCCTCCCAGGAGGCCGCTCCAGCGCCACCATCCAAGCCCACCGTTCTCAACCAACCCCTCCCTGGAGAGAAGAATCCCAA AGTACCCAAAGGCAAGTGGAACAACTCTAATGGGGTTGAAGAAAAAGAGACTTGGGTGGAAGAGGATGAACTGTTTCAAGTTCAGG
- the TERF2 gene encoding telomeric repeat-binding factor 2 isoform X7: protein MAAGAGTAGPASGPGVVRDPAASQPRKRPGREGGEGARRSDAMAGGGGSSDGSGRAAGRRASRSSGRARRGRHEPGLGGPAERGAGEARLEEAVNRWVLKFYFHEALRAFRGSRYGDFRQIRDIMQALLVRPLGKEHTVSRLLRVMQCLSRIEEGENLDCSFDMEAELTPLESAINVLEMIKTEFTLTEAVVESSRKLVKEAMAKKALKSESAASSPGKEDKQPAPGPVEKPPREPTRQLRNPPTTIGMMTLKAAFKTLSGAQDSEAAFAKLDQKDLVLPTQASPASPALKNKRPRKDDNESSAPAEGEGGSELQPKNKRMTISRLVLEEDSQSTEPSAGLNSSQEAAPAPPSKPTVLNQPLPGEKNPKVPKGKWNNSNGVEEKETWVEEDELFQVQEVDCRRKRVGQGWSAEIWGRKLGCHF from the exons ATGGCCGCTGGAGCCGGGACGGCGGGCCCCGCTTCCGGCCCGGGCGTCGTGCGTGACCCGGCGGCGTCACAGCCGAGGAAGCGGCCCGGCCGGGAGGGCGGGGAGGGCGCGCGGCGATCGGACGCGATGGCGGGAGGAGGCGGGAGCAGCGACGGCAGCGGGCGGGCAGCTGGCAGGCGGGCGTCCCGCAGTAGCGGGCGGGCCCGGCGGGGGCGCCACGAGCCGGGGCTGGGGGGCCCGGCGGAGCGCGGCGCGGGGGAGGCACGGCTGGAAGAGGCAGTCAATCGCTGGGTGCTCAAGTTCTACTTCCACGAGGCGCTGCGGGCCTTTCGGGGTAGCCGGTACGGGGACTTCAGACAGATCCGGGACATCATGCAGG CTTTGCTCGTCAGGCCCTTGGGGAAGGAGCACACCGTGTCCCGATTGCTGCGGGTTATGCAGTGTCTGTCGCGCATTGAAGAAGGGGAAAATTTAG ACTGTTCCTTTGATATGGAGGCTGAGCTCACACCACTGGAATCAGCTATCAATGTGTTGGAGATGATTAAAACGGAATTTACCCTGACAGAAGCAGTGGTCGAATCCAGTAGAAAACTGGTCAAGGAGGCT ATGGCCAAAAAGGCTTTGAAATCTGAGTCCGCTGCCTCAAGTCCAGGGAAGGAAGATAAACAGCCAGCACCAGGGCCTGTGGAAAAGCCACCCAGAGAACCCACAAG GCAGCTACGGAATCCTCCAACCACCATTGGAATGATGACTCTGAAAGCAGCTTTCAAGACTCTGTCTGGTGCACAGGATTCTGAGGCAGCCTTTGCAAAACTGGACCAGAAGGATCTGGTTCTTCCTACTCAAGCTTCCCCAGCATCACCAGCCCTCAAAAACAAGAGACCCAGAAAAGATGATAATGAAAGTTCAGCCCCAGCTGAGGGTGAGGGTGGCTCGGAACTGCAGCCCAAGAACAAGCGCATGACAATAAGCAGATTGGTCTTGGAGGAGGACAGCCAGAGTACTGAGCCCAGCGCAGGCCTCAACTCCTCCCAGGAGGCCGCTCCAGCGCCACCATCCAAGCCCACCGTTCTCAACCAACCCCTCCCTGGAGAGAAGAATCCCAA AGTACCCAAAGGCAAGTGGAACAACTCTAATGGGGTTGAAGAAAAAGAGACTTGGGTGGAAGAGGATGAACTGTTTCAAGTTCAGG